A genomic window from Accipiter gentilis chromosome 1, bAccGen1.1, whole genome shotgun sequence includes:
- the TMEM169 gene encoding transmembrane protein 169: protein MPSEMLESSSGMEETMQKESKSGSQSPRHGTMRRAVATTVTFDGEATMDRRKKKKKESRPESIIVYRSENENKVEEEQVDEEGGERTSEEGSKFLGQSMADGVWNMPLDSRYVTLTGTITRGKKKGQMVDIHVTLTDKELQELAKSKEPPKEDVPEKKKKCDVGLDRGPHIVLWTIICLPIIFVLSFVVSFYYGTITWYNIFLVYNEERTFWHKITFCPFLIIFYPIIIMVVSFSLGLYSAVAQVAWSFGYWWHAVRDMEKGFCGWLCSKLGLEDCSPYSIVELLDSDNISGSLSGKSSAQGVETSAV, encoded by the exons ATGCCAAGTGAGATGCTTGAGagcagcagtgggatggaggagaccATGCAGAAAGAGAGCAAGTCTGGAAGCCAGAGCCCTCGCCACGGCACCATGAGAAGGGCTGTGGCAACCACTGTCACCTTTGATGGGGAAGCCACTATGGaccggaggaaaaaaaagaagaaagagtccCGTCCCGAGTCAATAATAGTGTATCGGTCGGAGAATGAGaataaggtagaagaagaacaggtggatgaagaaggaggggagaggacctCTGAGGAAGGCTCCAAGTTCCTGGGTCAGTCCATGGCAGATG GTGTCTGGAACATGCCTTTAGACAGCCGCTATGTCACATTGACTGGAACAATCACCAGGGGAAAGAAGAAGGGTCAGATGGTGGACATCCATGTCACATTAACGGACAAAGAGCTGCAGGAACTGGCTAAGTCAAAGGAACCTCCTAAAGAGGATGTAcctgagaagaagaagaaatgtgatGTTGGGCTGGACAGAGGACCCCACATTGTCCTCTGGACCATCATCTGCCTCCCCATCATTTTTGTACTGTCCTTTGTGGTTTCATTCTACTATGGAACCATTACATGGTACAACATCTTCTTGGTGTACAATGAAGAGAGGACCTTCTGGCACAAAATCACCTTTTGTCCCTTTTTGATCATCTTCTACCCAATTATAATTATGGTTGTGTCTTTTTCCCTAGGCCTGTACTCGGCTGTGGCCCAGGTAGCATGGTCCTTTGGGTACTGGTGGCATGCTGTCAGGGATATGGAGAAGGGCTTCTGTGGCTGGCTCTGCAGCAAGCTGGGTTTGGAAGATTGTTCTCCATACAGCATTGTCGAGCTGCTAGATTCTGACAACATCTCAGGTAGTCTCTCTGGCAAGAGCTCTGCGCAGGGGGTTGAGACCTCGGCAGTCTGA